A portion of the Nitrospirota bacterium genome contains these proteins:
- a CDS encoding MBL fold metallo-hydrolase — MSTSNGLYSRDAFAGLPTASVWVGHSTFLFKIRDKIFITDPVFSKRVTILPRLKPPAISIDQIPQLDYILVSHTHFDHLDRPSLKTLASAFPLARPIFPARAQSYVRDVAMGRSLFLEVGESYSLDGLRITRVPAQHFGGRYGFDQLWKPTYGGLIAEYGGTAVYFAGDTGYCRAMFEEIGARAKLDLALLPIGAYSPPPIRHHHMNPEDAVNAMTDLGARAMIPMHHSTFILSAEPTKEPITRLRSLAARRPELKIHFPRFGEILPVP, encoded by the coding sequence ATGAGCACGTCGAACGGTCTCTACAGCCGCGATGCCTTCGCGGGCCTGCCCACCGCCTCGGTTTGGGTCGGCCACTCCACATTCCTTTTCAAGATCCGAGACAAGATCTTCATCACCGATCCGGTCTTTTCGAAGCGGGTCACCATTCTCCCGCGCCTCAAACCACCCGCAATCTCGATCGATCAGATCCCGCAGCTGGACTACATCCTCGTCTCCCATACACACTTCGATCATCTCGACCGACCGAGTCTGAAGACGCTGGCCTCAGCTTTTCCCCTTGCCCGGCCTATCTTCCCGGCGAGGGCCCAGTCCTACGTGCGGGATGTGGCCATGGGAAGGAGCCTTTTCCTCGAAGTGGGTGAGTCGTATTCGCTGGACGGTCTGCGGATCACCCGCGTCCCTGCCCAGCATTTCGGCGGGCGCTATGGCTTCGATCAGCTCTGGAAACCGACCTACGGGGGGCTGATCGCGGAGTATGGCGGCACGGCGGTCTACTTCGCCGGCGACACCGGCTACTGCCGCGCCATGTTCGAGGAAATTGGAGCGAGAGCGAAACTGGATCTCGCCCTTCTGCCCATCGGGGCCTATTCGCCGCCCCCCATCCGTCATCACCACATGAATCCGGAGGATGCGGTGAACGCGATGACCGATCTCGGCGCCCGCGCGATGATCCCGATGCACCACTCGACGTTCATTCTCTCTGCGGAACCGACCAAGGAGCCGATCACGCGGCTCCGATCACTCGCCGCCCGCCGCCCCGAGCTGAAAATTCACTTTCCCCGCTTCGGCGAAATCCTGCCCGTGCCGTAG
- a CDS encoding helix-turn-helix transcriptional regulator, translated as MVVGKKGDPELSRIFGKNVRRARLSGGLTQEDLAERANLAVNYISDLEAGKRNPGLDVVARLARALDRPIEILCNEQRKESSMPRATQTPWAIRINSLVGSLDPRTARQIWQFLNLAFGRRRSS; from the coding sequence ATGGTTGTGGGGAAGAAGGGAGACCCTGAGTTGAGCCGCATTTTCGGCAAGAACGTCCGCCGGGCCCGGCTGTCGGGGGGGTTGACTCAAGAAGATCTTGCTGAGCGGGCGAATCTTGCCGTCAATTACATATCCGACCTGGAGGCCGGCAAGCGGAACCCCGGATTGGACGTAGTTGCAAGGCTGGCACGCGCCCTTGACCGTCCTATAGAGATTCTTTGTAATGAGCAGAGGAAAGAGTCGTCAATGCCTCGCGCAACACAGACTCCGTGGGCGATCCGGATCAACAGCCTTGTCGGTTCCCTTGATCCGCGGACAGCTAGACAGATTTGGCAATTCCTGAACTTGGCCTTTGGCCGTAGGCGATCTTCGTAG
- a CDS encoding type II toxin-antitoxin system VapC family toxin, which yields MIFVDAGALYALADDGDIHHTAAKALHESEIEKASLATSALILTEVWSLIEHRAGIKPAFLWWEAIMASSYELLPVEPFDLTEALKIRKRYRDQNFGLVDCSTFALCEKHRISSVFTFDRKHFSVYRPSFTPRLDLLP from the coding sequence ATGATCTTCGTGGACGCCGGCGCCTTGTACGCATTGGCGGACGACGGCGACATCCACCACACCGCTGCGAAGGCGCTCCACGAATCAGAAATCGAAAAGGCTTCCTTGGCCACGTCAGCGCTCATCCTCACAGAGGTTTGGTCTCTGATCGAACACCGAGCAGGCATCAAACCAGCCTTCCTCTGGTGGGAAGCCATCATGGCCTCCTCCTATGAACTTCTGCCCGTCGAGCCGTTCGATCTCACGGAAGCGCTGAAGATTCGGAAGAGGTACCGGGACCAGAACTTTGGCTTGGTCGATTGCTCCACGTTCGCACTTTGCGAGAAGCACCGCATCAGCAGCGTCTTCACCTTCGACCGAAAGCACTTCTCCGTCTACCGACCCTCCTTTACGCCGCGCCTCGATCTCTTGCCCTGA